Proteins encoded together in one Marispirochaeta sp. window:
- a CDS encoding GNAT family N-acetyltransferase, which produces MGAEASLPEGYSVSLAGEKDLEGIRRIYNHAVETGTATFDTEAKSLEDRRAWLTAHDEARPVFVIRLKEIGEVAAWGSLSRWSEKRAYDTTAEVSIYVDPAHQKRGLGGFLLSRLIESARQGGIHMLISRIAEGNAASLALHRRFGFRHVGTLREVGRKFGRYIDVDILELRVGDREAGS; this is translated from the coding sequence ATGGGAGCTGAAGCTTCTCTTCCTGAGGGCTACAGCGTCAGCCTTGCCGGCGAAAAGGACCTGGAAGGAATCCGGCGCATCTACAACCACGCCGTGGAGACAGGCACCGCCACCTTCGACACCGAAGCAAAGAGCCTGGAAGACCGCCGCGCCTGGCTGACGGCCCATGACGAGGCCCGGCCGGTTTTTGTAATCCGGCTAAAGGAGATCGGAGAGGTCGCCGCCTGGGGCTCCCTTTCCCGCTGGTCCGAGAAGCGGGCATACGATACCACCGCGGAGGTCTCCATCTACGTTGATCCGGCGCATCAGAAGCGGGGCCTGGGAGGTTTTCTGCTCTCCCGGCTGATAGAATCCGCCCGGCAAGGGGGGATTCACATGCTGATATCCCGCATTGCAGAAGGCAACGCCGCGAGCCTTGCCCTGCACCGGCGTTTCGGGTTCCGCCATGTGGGTACCCTGCGCGAGGTGGGGCGCAAGTTCGGCCGCTACATTGACGTGGATATCCTTGAGCTGCGGGTGGGGGATCGGGAGGCCGGGTCTTAA
- a CDS encoding valine--pyruvate transaminase, with amino-acid sequence MKYSLSRFGKKFTSPSGISGLMKDMGEALQTDEKVYMLGGGNPAHIPKVNALWRERMGHILANGSEYERMVANYDTPQGKESFLTALAGMLKAEYGWQIGPENIAITNGSQSAFFCLLNMFGGTDEAGKMRKILFPLLPEYIGYADQGIEEGTFTARKPRIEELPEKRFKYHPDLDNLEIGPEIGAVCVSRPTNPTGNVITDQELAFLSRLTAEKGIPLIVDNAYGAPFPNIIFTDANLSWDEHIILSMSLSKIGLPASRTGIIVASKEIIEALSAVNAILSLANSSVGQVITAPLLESGELLRLSSDVVRPYYLKKSRETMQVMDEAFSDLPYAIHVSEGSIFLWLWFKELPISSIELYQRLKKRNVLVIPGSYFFFGNDDPWPHRDQCLRVSYAQQSEDVRRGIEIMAEELRLIYGS; translated from the coding sequence ATGAAGTATTCCTTATCCCGGTTCGGAAAAAAATTCACCTCCCCCTCCGGAATCTCCGGCTTAATGAAGGACATGGGCGAGGCCCTGCAGACCGACGAGAAGGTCTATATGCTGGGGGGCGGAAACCCCGCTCATATACCCAAGGTTAACGCCCTGTGGCGGGAGCGGATGGGACACATCCTTGCCAACGGCAGCGAATACGAGCGCATGGTCGCCAATTACGATACGCCCCAGGGAAAAGAGAGCTTCCTGACCGCCCTGGCGGGAATGCTGAAAGCGGAGTACGGCTGGCAGATCGGCCCCGAGAACATTGCCATTACCAACGGCAGCCAGAGTGCTTTTTTCTGCCTTTTGAACATGTTCGGCGGGACCGACGAGGCGGGAAAGATGCGGAAGATACTATTCCCTCTTCTGCCCGAATACATCGGTTACGCTGACCAGGGCATAGAGGAGGGCACCTTTACCGCCCGTAAACCCCGTATAGAGGAACTGCCGGAAAAGCGTTTCAAGTACCATCCCGACCTGGACAACCTGGAGATCGGCCCGGAGATCGGCGCGGTCTGTGTCTCCCGGCCTACAAATCCCACGGGAAACGTAATAACCGACCAGGAACTGGCATTCCTGTCGCGGCTGACCGCCGAGAAGGGAATTCCCCTGATTGTGGATAACGCCTACGGAGCGCCTTTTCCGAATATCATCTTTACCGACGCCAATCTTAGCTGGGATGAGCATATAATCCTGAGCATGAGCCTCTCGAAGATCGGGCTGCCCGCCTCGCGGACCGGTATAATAGTAGCTTCCAAGGAGATTATCGAGGCCCTTTCTGCAGTTAACGCCATCCTGAGCCTGGCGAACTCCAGCGTCGGGCAGGTAATAACCGCGCCGCTGCTGGAAAGCGGGGAGCTTCTGCGTCTGAGCAGCGATGTCGTGCGGCCCTATTACCTGAAGAAGTCCCGGGAGACCATGCAGGTAATGGACGAAGCCTTTTCGGATCTGCCCTATGCGATCCATGTAAGCGAGGGATCGATCTTTCTCTGGCTCTGGTTCAAGGAGCTGCCGATAAGCAGCATTGAGCTGTATCAGCGTTTAAAGAAGCGGAATGTCCTGGTTATTCCCGGGTCCTACTTTTTTTTCGGGAATGACGATCCCTGGCCCCACCGTGACCAGTGCCTGCGGGTAAGCTATGCCCAGCAAAGCGAAGACGTGCGCCGGGGAATTGAAATAATGGCCGAGGAGCTGCGGCTGATCTATGGGAGCTGA